The following are from one region of the Longimicrobium sp. genome:
- a CDS encoding sigma-70 family RNA polymerase sigma factor: protein MNPTKLFLEHYDGLYRYLVRLTGDPDLAADAAQEAFVRLVERPPQDRHVRAWLYAVATNVVRDTARARARWLTLLRATPERAPVGDMGPAPDAATESEERRRLVRAALDRLSWKERTVLLMREEGFAHHEIADAVGTTTGSVGTMLARALKKLSAELSPSTESLR from the coding sequence TTGAATCCCACGAAGCTCTTCCTGGAGCACTACGACGGGCTGTACCGCTACCTGGTGCGCCTGACCGGCGACCCGGACCTGGCGGCGGACGCGGCGCAGGAAGCGTTCGTACGCCTGGTGGAGCGGCCGCCGCAGGACCGCCACGTGCGGGCCTGGCTGTACGCGGTGGCCACCAACGTGGTACGCGACACCGCCCGCGCCCGTGCGCGCTGGCTCACGCTGCTCCGCGCGACGCCCGAGAGGGCGCCCGTGGGCGACATGGGCCCCGCGCCGGACGCGGCTACCGAGAGTGAGGAACGGCGGCGCCTGGTGAGGGCCGCGCTGGACCGCCTTTCGTGGAAGGAGCGCACCGTGCTGCTGATGCGCGAGGAAGGCTTCGCGCATCACGAGATCGCAGACGCGGTGGGGACCACCACCGGGTCGGTGGGAACCATGCTGGCACGGGCGCTCAAGAAACTTTCCGCGGAGCTCTCTCCCTCAACCGAGAGCCTTCGATGA
- the nfi gene encoding deoxyribonuclease V (cleaves DNA at apurinic or apyrimidinic sites): MTDSANPLGHGWGLTVAEARELQLDLRERIVLRAPPDFRPRTIAGADVSMEKFAKRGYAGIVTLDAATLETLEEASCAATLQMPYIPGYLSFRELPPLDDAFRKLRTKPDVVIFDGQGLAHPRRFGIACHGGLLWDVPTIGCAKSILVGEHDEPGWARGSTAPLVHQGETVGVALRTRDGVKPVYVSPGHLMDIETAVRVVLSVSPKYREPETTRRSHRLVNAIRRGDKG; this comes from the coding sequence ATGACCGATTCCGCGAACCCGCTCGGCCACGGCTGGGGCCTCACGGTAGCCGAAGCGCGCGAGCTGCAGCTCGACCTGCGCGAGCGCATCGTGCTGCGCGCCCCGCCGGACTTCCGCCCGCGCACCATCGCCGGCGCGGACGTGTCGATGGAGAAGTTCGCGAAGCGCGGCTACGCGGGTATCGTGACGCTGGACGCCGCCACGCTCGAAACATTGGAGGAAGCGAGCTGCGCCGCCACGCTGCAGATGCCGTACATCCCGGGCTACCTCTCCTTCCGCGAGCTTCCCCCGCTCGACGACGCGTTCCGCAAGCTGCGGACGAAGCCGGATGTCGTGATCTTCGATGGGCAGGGGCTCGCGCACCCGCGCCGCTTCGGCATCGCCTGCCACGGCGGGCTGCTGTGGGACGTCCCCACCATCGGCTGCGCGAAATCGATCCTGGTGGGCGAGCACGACGAGCCGGGGTGGGCGCGCGGATCCACCGCCCCGCTCGTGCACCAGGGCGAGACCGTCGGCGTGGCCCTGCGCACGCGCGACGGCGTCAAGCCCGTGTACGTCTCCCCCGGCCACCTCATGGACATCGAGACGGCCGTTCGCGTCGTCCTCTCCGTCTCCCCCAAGTACCGCGAGCCGGAGACCACCCGCCGCAGCCATCGTTTGGTCAACGCGATAAGGCGGGGGGACAAGGGGTAG
- a CDS encoding VTT domain-containing protein has translation MPLVAVWLTTFAVCVLGSLVPFVNTEIYLLSAVALSPKSYVLPLVIAATLGQTVGKIAMYYVGLGVLKLPAGRVQRGLEATQAKLEARPMWGKLVFFCSSLVGLPPLYVMALAAGAVRMNIAFFVVACLVGRFIHFAVVAMVPDLWSQIFG, from the coding sequence ATGCCGCTCGTAGCCGTCTGGCTGACCACGTTCGCCGTCTGCGTGCTGGGCTCGCTCGTCCCCTTCGTCAACACGGAGATCTACCTGCTCTCCGCGGTGGCGCTCTCACCGAAGTCGTACGTGCTGCCGCTGGTGATCGCGGCCACGCTGGGGCAGACGGTGGGGAAGATCGCGATGTACTACGTGGGGCTCGGCGTGCTGAAGCTCCCCGCCGGCCGCGTGCAGCGCGGGCTGGAGGCGACCCAGGCGAAGCTGGAGGCGCGGCCGATGTGGGGGAAGCTGGTCTTCTTCTGCAGCTCGCTGGTGGGCCTGCCGCCGCTGTACGTGATGGCGCTCGCGGCGGGCGCGGTGCGGATGAACATCGCCTTCTTCGTGGTGGCGTGCCTGGTGGGGCGCTTCATCCACTTCGCGGTGGTGGCGATGGTCCCCGACCTGTGGAGCCAGATCTTCGGCTGA
- a CDS encoding M23 family metallopeptidase encodes MRITLRRATIGVALAEVALLLGLVVYLAATEKTLLVRVATREELKPAATAARLVIPVAGVREHDLADSYGAGRSGGRKHKGVDIFAPDGTPVLAASGGVIVKRASNALGGTSLYHRDADGRTIYYYAHLQRYRAGLKEGDLVRAGDVIGYVGHTGNAPPGNPHLHFAVYTVSDPNRWWRGRDLNPYPLLVKP; translated from the coding sequence ATGCGCATCACCCTGCGCCGCGCCACCATCGGCGTGGCGCTGGCGGAGGTCGCGCTGCTGCTGGGGCTCGTCGTCTACCTGGCCGCGACCGAGAAGACGCTGCTGGTGAGGGTGGCGACGCGCGAGGAGCTGAAGCCGGCGGCCACCGCCGCGCGGCTGGTGATCCCGGTGGCGGGGGTGCGGGAGCACGACCTGGCCGACAGCTACGGCGCGGGGCGCTCCGGCGGGCGCAAGCACAAGGGCGTGGACATCTTTGCGCCGGACGGCACGCCGGTGCTGGCGGCGTCGGGCGGGGTGATCGTGAAGCGGGCCTCGAACGCGCTGGGCGGGACCTCGCTCTACCACCGCGACGCGGACGGGCGCACCATCTACTACTACGCGCACCTCCAGCGCTACCGAGCCGGCCTCAAGGAGGGCGACCTGGTGCGCGCCGGAGACGTCATCGGGTACGTGGGGCACACCGGCAACGCGCCCCCCGGAAACCCGCACCTGCACTTTGCCGTCTACACCGTATCCGACCCGAACCGCTGGTGGCGGGGAAGGGACCTGAACCCGTATCCCCTGCTCGTGAAGCCGTGA
- a CDS encoding serine hydrolase has translation MLRKTIPANPDASAMSRLFRTAVPLLALAALACAAAAPAAGRPAPSAVSGDTTALRRTLEGVMRGYAGVAGVSVANLRTGETLSIRGGETYPSASLIKVAILVALLDEVSKGSIRLDERIGMIARDRVGGSGVLQYMASGLNLTVEDAAWLMITLSDNTATNLLLDRLNIRTVWSKMEALGLPHTKIHSKTFLRATSVAMDSSVKYGLGVTTPDETTRLFTLLHQGRAVSPAMDSLALRMLRANQDPSKLQRWLPEDLVAAHKTGEVDQARSDCGILYGAEAPVAVCVMTRENQDKSYMPDNPANLLIARIGREVFRHYNPAAPLPPLPR, from the coding sequence ATGTTGCGGAAGACCATCCCCGCCAATCCCGACGCATCCGCCATGAGCCGCCTCTTCCGCACAGCCGTACCCCTGCTGGCGCTCGCCGCGCTGGCCTGCGCCGCCGCCGCGCCCGCCGCGGGACGCCCGGCTCCGAGCGCCGTCAGCGGCGATACGACCGCGCTGCGCCGCACGCTGGAGGGCGTGATGCGCGGCTACGCGGGGGTGGCGGGGGTCAGCGTCGCAAACCTCAGGACGGGCGAGACGCTCTCCATCCGCGGCGGGGAGACGTACCCGTCCGCGTCGCTGATCAAGGTGGCGATCCTGGTGGCGCTGCTGGACGAGGTCAGCAAGGGATCGATCCGGCTGGACGAGCGCATCGGGATGATCGCGCGCGACCGGGTGGGTGGCTCCGGCGTGCTGCAGTACATGGCGTCCGGCCTCAACCTCACGGTCGAGGACGCGGCGTGGCTGATGATCACCCTCTCCGACAACACCGCCACCAACCTCCTCCTGGACCGCCTCAACATCCGCACGGTGTGGAGCAAGATGGAGGCGCTGGGCCTGCCGCACACCAAGATCCACTCGAAGACCTTTCTCCGCGCCACCTCGGTGGCCATGGACAGCTCGGTGAAGTACGGCCTGGGCGTCACCACGCCGGACGAGACGACGCGCCTCTTCACCCTGCTGCACCAGGGCCGCGCGGTGTCCCCCGCGATGGACTCGCTGGCGCTGCGGATGCTGCGCGCCAACCAGGACCCCAGCAAGCTGCAGCGCTGGCTCCCCGAGGACCTCGTCGCCGCCCACAAGACGGGCGAAGTGGACCAGGCGCGCAGCGACTGCGGCATCCTGTACGGCGCCGAGGCCCCGGTGGCGGTCTGCGTGATGACGCGCGAAAACCAGGACAAATCGTACATGCCGGACAATCCCGCCAACCTCCTGATCGCGCGCATCGGCCGCGAGGTGTTCCGGCACTACAACCCGGCCGCGCCGCTTCCCCCGTTGCCGCGCTGA
- a CDS encoding C40 family peptidase — MLPSRGSALFAIALGLVLALPGAAPAQESFPRLREFLRGENAPRGEADAKRDSVVALARRQLGVRYVLGGTSPDRGFDCSGFMQYLMRGLNVRLPRTAAEQARVGQSIPRDVSRMLPGDILTFGYGGRTTHVGVYIGGGRFIHASTGSRRIAEARLDRSSSLVRAWTGVRRMLGRSDSTVAVANR, encoded by the coding sequence TTGCTTCCAAGCCGCGGCAGCGCACTATTCGCCATTGCCCTGGGTCTCGTGCTGGCCCTTCCCGGCGCCGCACCGGCGCAGGAGAGCTTCCCCAGGCTGCGTGAGTTCCTGCGCGGCGAGAATGCCCCGCGCGGCGAGGCGGATGCGAAGCGCGACTCGGTGGTGGCGCTGGCCCGGCGGCAGCTGGGGGTGCGGTACGTGCTGGGCGGCACCTCGCCCGACCGCGGCTTCGACTGCAGCGGCTTCATGCAATACCTGATGCGCGGCCTGAACGTGCGCCTCCCCCGCACCGCGGCCGAGCAGGCTCGCGTGGGCCAGTCGATCCCGCGCGACGTGAGCCGCATGCTGCCGGGCGACATCCTCACCTTCGGGTACGGCGGGCGCACGACGCACGTGGGGGTGTACATCGGCGGCGGGCGCTTCATCCACGCCAGCACGGGATCGCGCCGCATCGCGGAGGCGCGGCTGGACCGCTCCTCATCGCTGGTGCGCGCCTGGACGGGGGTGCGGCGGATGCTGGGCCGCAGCGACAGCACCGTCGCCGTCGCGAACCGCTGA